A genomic window from Macadamia integrifolia cultivar HAES 741 unplaced genomic scaffold, SCU_Mint_v3 scaffold449, whole genome shotgun sequence includes:
- the LOC122068657 gene encoding xyloglucan endotransglucosylase/hydrolase protein 9-like, producing the protein MASPTLHPETMHHTLKLKEIVVDYCPDVCTHSPESDEIVVVFDERGGARWRSKTRFQFGTFSAQIQCPKGNTSGLNFNIYLSSLEGDKTQDEIDFEFLGKDKTIVQTNFFMSGTGNQEKIHKLEFDCSDGFHNYEIKWTRELIEWSIDGKLVRREERKDREGFPEKPMFLYASVWDASYIDEGCWTGPYFGCDAPYVCRYKDVRVPAIAMEEN; encoded by the coding sequence ATGGCGAGTCCCACACTTCACCCTGAGACGATGCACCATACTCTGAAGCTCAAAGAAATTGTTGTTGACTACTGTCCTGATGTGTGCACTCACTCACCAGAATCTGATGAAATTGTTGTTGTCTTTGATGAGAGGGGTGGTGCTCGCTGGCGATCCAAGACTCGCTTTCAGTTCGGCACCTTTAGTGCTCAAATCCAGTGCCCTAAAGGCAACACCAGTGGCCTCAACTTCAACATCTACCTATCCTCTCTTGAAGGAGATAAAACACAAGATGAGATTGATTTTGAGTTCTTGGGCAAAGACAAAACCATTGTTCAGACGAACTTTTTCATGTCAGGGACGGggaaccaagagaagattcacaAATTAGAGTTTGATTGCTCTGATGGATTTCACAATTATGAGATAAAATGGACCAGAGAACTCATAGAGTGGTCGATCGATGGAAAGCTTGTTAGgagggaagaaaggaaggacaGAGAAGGGTTTCCTGAGAAACCCATGTTCCTTTATGCATCAGTGTGGGATGCTAGCTACATTGATGAAGGCTGTTGGACAGGGCCTTACTTCGGTTGCGATGCACCATATGTTTGTCGGTACAAGGATGTTCGAGTTCCTGCAATAGCAATGGAGGAGAATTGA